The following DNA comes from Anopheles arabiensis isolate DONGOLA chromosome 3, AaraD3, whole genome shotgun sequence.
CGTCTCCTGGTCCTCCGACTGCTCCCGCAGGTGCTTGATCATTTCCAGGTTTTTGGTCAGATCGGGTATCTGCTGCCGCAGCCGCCTTCGGCGCGACACCATGTTGTACTCCATGAACCGGTACTTGCTGTGCTGCTCGTCGAAGCTCTTCAGCACCTTCTCCACGCTGTCCTCGTTGCCCGAGTCCTTCATGAACTGCTCCACATCGTCCTGCGAGGGGAAGCAAAATATTCATCAATGCAAAGGCGAACCCATCTcaaacccctcccccccccctccaaaaGGCTCTACACCACACACCGTCTCCCCCCACCGAtaattgtgtgcgtgtgtgtggccaCTCAGCCTTAAAAGGGCATTGCACGCCTACTCACCACGAACACGgcctccgggatgcccgcgtACGATTTTTGGTCGCTTTCTAGCTTCGGCAGCTCGATTTCCTCCATGCTGGCGGGTGGTTTGTGTGCCGGGTCGGGGCTGGGATGCGGATTTTCTGCGCTGAGCGGCTCGATACCTGCGGAACTACCGAAAACACACAACAGTTGCAGTGCAGAAGTTGCGGTTTCGGCAAAAAAGGGAACTGTCAAAGTTATTGTTCCCCTTTGGTAGGAAAAGATTTCTTTCCAGGCATGTGCAACCCCTGTCCATGTGGTGAACTGTCACTTTGTGGGCTGTCAAACACTTAGGTTTAATGAGCtgtcaaagaagaaaaaaattgatgtttttttattaatttaaaatacgaaaaaaattacaaaaaagtgATTACATCGCATATAAAATATGATtcacaaaaaaggtaaaaaatagCTACATGAAAATGGCACCgatttacattttaaaaatactaaacaaagttttaaaaagtgtAACAATAATATCTGTCTTTTTACATTATTCTAATAAAAATCTCATAGAAAATTTCATGATTAAAGATAGGAAAAT
Coding sequences within:
- the LOC120903964 gene encoding prefoldin subunit 3 translates to MEEIELPKLESDQKSYAGIPEAVFVDDVEQFMKDSGNEDSVEKVLKSFDEQHSKYRFMEYNMVSRRRRLRQQIPDLTKNLEMIKHLREQSEDQETQFLLSEQVFVKTVMPPTKSVCLWLGANVMLEYPLDEAEELLRQNKKSAEVNLRCLEHDQEFLRDQITTTEVNMARVHNYDVKKRQAKKASGEDKS